In Herpetosiphonaceae bacterium, the following are encoded in one genomic region:
- the ctaD gene encoding cytochrome c oxidase subunit I has translation MAAITAPVSARKHYLNIDYSWRSWLLTVDHKRIAILYLLSITLFFFVGGFFATLLRLELVTPQGDVVQAETYNKLFTMHGVTMIFFFLIPSIPAVLGNFLLPLMIGARDLAFPRLNLLSWYLFMLGALSAVAAMAAGGVDTGWTFYPPYSTRSSNSQVVLTGLGAFIAGFSSILTGLNFIVTIHTMRAPGLTWFRLPLFVWAHYATSLIMLLGTPVIAITIALAGIERLLRIGIFDPALGGDPVLFQHLFWFYSHPAVYIMILPGMGVISEIIPCFARRRIFGYRFIAFSSFAIAIIGFLAWGHHLFVSGQSVYASMTFSAITYLVAIPSAIKTFNWTATLYKGSIAYRTPLWYALWFIGLFVIGGLTGLFVAALPVDVHVHDTYFVVAHFHYIMVGGQVMAYLAALHFWWPKFSGRMYPEGLAKFAAFTIFIGFNLTFFPQFILGYLGMPRRYYTYAPEFQVLNVLSTAGASILAFGFILPMVYFVWSLRYGRKADPNPWEATGLEWQTSSPPTTHNFEQTPVVTHGPYAYSPQEPHDYLPQGVARV, from the coding sequence ATGGCGGCTATTACAGCGCCGGTGAGCGCGCGCAAGCATTATCTCAACATCGACTACTCGTGGCGATCGTGGCTCCTGACCGTCGATCATAAGCGGATCGCGATCCTCTACCTGCTCTCGATCACGCTGTTCTTTTTCGTTGGCGGCTTCTTCGCCACGCTTCTGCGCCTCGAGCTGGTCACGCCCCAGGGCGATGTGGTTCAGGCCGAAACCTATAACAAGCTGTTTACGATGCACGGCGTGACGATGATCTTCTTTTTCCTGATCCCGTCGATCCCGGCGGTGCTGGGAAACTTTCTGCTCCCGCTGATGATCGGGGCGCGTGACCTCGCGTTCCCGCGACTCAACCTCCTGAGCTGGTATCTCTTCATGCTGGGTGCCCTGTCTGCGGTGGCGGCGATGGCGGCGGGCGGTGTGGACACCGGCTGGACCTTCTATCCGCCGTATAGCACCAGATCGTCGAACAGCCAGGTCGTTCTGACCGGCCTTGGCGCGTTCATCGCCGGGTTCTCGTCGATCCTGACCGGGCTCAACTTCATCGTCACGATCCATACGATGCGCGCGCCCGGCCTGACGTGGTTCCGCCTGCCGCTTTTCGTCTGGGCGCACTACGCCACCAGCCTGATCATGCTGCTGGGCACGCCCGTGATCGCGATCACGATCGCCCTGGCGGGGATCGAGCGGCTGCTGCGCATCGGCATCTTCGATCCGGCGCTGGGCGGCGATCCGGTGCTGTTCCAGCACCTGTTCTGGTTCTACTCGCATCCGGCGGTGTATATCATGATCCTGCCCGGCATGGGCGTGATCAGCGAGATCATCCCCTGCTTTGCGCGGCGGCGCATCTTCGGCTACCGATTTATCGCTTTCTCCAGCTTTGCGATTGCGATCATCGGGTTTCTCGCCTGGGGCCATCACCTGTTCGTCAGCGGCCAGTCGGTGTACGCGAGCATGACCTTCTCGGCAATCACCTATCTGGTGGCGATTCCATCGGCGATTAAAACCTTTAACTGGACGGCGACGCTCTACAAAGGCTCGATCGCGTACCGGACGCCGCTCTGGTACGCTCTGTGGTTCATCGGCCTGTTCGTGATCGGCGGCCTTACCGGCCTGTTTGTCGCCGCGCTGCCGGTGGATGTCCATGTGCATGATACCTACTTTGTCGTCGCGCACTTCCACTATATCATGGTGGGCGGGCAGGTGATGGCGTATCTGGCCGCGCTGCACTTCTGGTGGCCCAAGTTCAGCGGGCGGATGTATCCCGAAGGGCTGGCGAAGTTCGCGGCGTTCACGATCTTCATCGGCTTCAACCTGACCTTCTTTCCTCAATTCATTCTCGGCTACCTGGGCATGCCGCGCCGCTACTACACGTACGCGCCGGAGTTTCAGGTGTTGAACGTTCTGTCCACGGCGGGCGCGTCGATCCTGGCGTTTGGCTTCATCCTCCCGATGGTCTATTTCGTCTGGTCGCTGCGCTACGGACGGAAGGCTGACCCGAACCCGTGGGAGGCAACCGGCCTGGAGTGGCAGACCTCGTCACCGCCGACGACGCACAACTTCGAGCAGACGCCGGTGGTGACGCACGGGCCGTATGCGTACTCGCCTCAGGAGCCGCACGACTATTTACCGCAGGGGGTTGCTCGTGTCTGA
- a CDS encoding cytochrome c oxidase subunit 3 family protein, whose protein sequence is MDDARTRMDEPNPLSATVDRHGSPYLAHHFDDLEQQFESARLGTWAFLATEVMFFGGMFLAYTVYRGAYPEAFAEASHHLDWRLGALNTIVLLTSSLTMALAVWAGQTGRRRPLIIFLAITMLLGLVFLGVKSVEYTEKYLEGHMPLLGLPFAWEGEHAGQAALFFDLYFVMTGFHALHMIIGIGIIAVLIGLAWRGRFNAHYFTPIEMTGLYWHFVDIVWVFLYPLLYLIGGIALGE, encoded by the coding sequence GTGGACGACGCACGAACGCGGATGGACGAGCCGAATCCTCTATCCGCGACCGTTGATCGGCATGGCTCGCCGTACCTGGCGCATCATTTCGACGATCTCGAACAGCAGTTTGAGTCCGCGCGGCTGGGAACCTGGGCCTTCCTGGCGACGGAGGTCATGTTCTTTGGCGGCATGTTCCTGGCGTACACGGTCTATCGCGGCGCGTATCCAGAGGCGTTTGCCGAGGCCAGCCACCACCTCGATTGGCGGCTTGGAGCGCTCAACACGATCGTGCTGCTGACCAGCAGCCTGACGATGGCGCTGGCCGTCTGGGCCGGGCAGACCGGCAGGCGCAGGCCGCTGATCATCTTTCTGGCGATCACGATGCTGCTGGGCCTGGTGTTCCTTGGCGTCAAGAGCGTCGAGTACACGGAGAAGTATCTTGAGGGCCATATGCCGCTGCTGGGCCTGCCCTTTGCCTGGGAGGGCGAGCACGCAGGCCAGGCCGCGCTCTTCTTTGACCTGTACTTCGTGATGACCGGGTTTCATGCGCTGCACATGATTATTGGCATCGGGATTATAGCGGTGCTGATCGGGCTGGCGTGGCGCGGTCGGTTCAACGCCCACTACTTCACGCCGATCGAGATGACCGGGCTCTACTGGCACTTTGTCGATATTGTCTGGGTGTTTCTGTATCCGCTGCTCTATCTGATCGGTGGAATCGCGCTGGGGGAGTAA
- a CDS encoding cytochrome C oxidase subunit IV family protein — translation MGPYEQRIPREQSSHHDPMVHHIIPVRTYLLVFGVLFVLFILTVVVAFFDLGLLNFVVAISIAAAKAVLIILYFMHVRYSSRMTWVFAGAAFVWLALMLGMTMADYISRSWLPIYR, via the coding sequence ATGGGACCATACGAGCAGCGGATACCGCGTGAGCAATCGTCGCACCATGATCCGATGGTGCATCACATCATTCCGGTCAGAACGTACCTGCTGGTCTTCGGGGTGCTCTTTGTCCTGTTCATTCTGACCGTGGTGGTCGCCTTCTTCGACCTGGGGCTGCTGAATTTTGTGGTGGCGATCTCGATCGCCGCCGCCAAGGCGGTCTTGATCATTCTGTACTTCATGCATGTGCGCTACAGCAGCCGCATGACCTGGGTCTTCGCCGGAGCGGCCTTCGTCTGGCTGGCGCTGATGCTGGGCATGACTATGGCGGACTATATCAGCCGATCCTGGCTGCCGATCTATCGCTGA